A window of the Microbacterium sp. LWH13-1.2 genome harbors these coding sequences:
- a CDS encoding helix-turn-helix domain-containing protein, with the protein MKTVACIVQDGFAPFEFGLACEAFGLDRSNDGVPNFDFRVIAPHPGVVTSKLGFSINVEHDLSFAYEADLVIFCPLPREYWTQIDPLLLEVARDAVARGAWVLTICSGSFILGAAGVLDGRRATTHWMYSEVMAEMYPQIDIDPDVLFVQDDRIITSAGTAAGIDACLHLLRIELGAELTNRIARRMVVPPQRDGGQAQFIDRPIPVAQNDSLAAVADWAVEHLRDDLGVDQLAARALMSPRTFARRFKAEYGATPAAWLARQRVLHAQRMLERSDLSLEQIADECGFGSAAVLRQNFSRVLGTTPTAYRARFSCAEESESSAA; encoded by the coding sequence ATGAAGACCGTCGCCTGCATCGTCCAAGACGGATTCGCGCCGTTCGAGTTCGGTCTCGCCTGCGAGGCTTTCGGCCTCGACCGGTCGAACGACGGCGTGCCGAACTTCGACTTCCGGGTCATCGCGCCGCATCCCGGCGTCGTGACGTCGAAGCTGGGCTTCTCGATCAACGTCGAGCACGACCTGTCCTTCGCGTACGAGGCCGACCTCGTCATCTTCTGCCCCCTGCCCCGCGAGTACTGGACGCAGATCGATCCACTGCTTCTCGAGGTCGCGCGAGACGCGGTGGCGCGGGGGGCCTGGGTGCTGACCATCTGCAGCGGATCGTTCATCCTCGGTGCCGCCGGTGTGCTCGACGGGCGGCGGGCGACCACGCACTGGATGTACTCCGAGGTCATGGCCGAGATGTATCCCCAGATCGACATCGATCCCGACGTGCTCTTCGTGCAGGACGACCGGATCATCACGAGCGCAGGCACCGCGGCCGGCATCGACGCGTGCCTGCATCTGCTGCGCATCGAGCTCGGCGCCGAGCTCACCAATCGCATCGCCCGCCGCATGGTCGTTCCGCCGCAGCGCGACGGCGGTCAGGCGCAGTTCATCGACCGCCCGATCCCGGTCGCCCAGAACGACTCGCTCGCTGCCGTCGCCGATTGGGCGGTCGAGCATCTGCGTGACGACCTGGGCGTCGATCAGCTCGCGGCCCGCGCTCTCATGTCTCCCCGCACCTTCGCCCGCCGGTTCAAGGCCGAGTACGGTGCGACTCCTGCGGCCTGGCTCGCGCGACAGCGCGTGCTGCACGCCCAGCGGATGCTCGAGCGCAGCGATCTGTCGCTCGAGCAGATCGCTGACGAATGCGGCTTCGGGTCGGCCGCGGTGCTGCGGCAGAACTTCTCGCGGGTGCTCGGAACCACCCCGACGGCCTACCGCGCGCGCTTCTCGTGCGCGGAGGAGTCGGAGTCGTCTGCGGCCTGA
- a CDS encoding nitroreductase family protein, giving the protein MSTPVIDRTAPTEHPVLDVLAGRWSPRAYDAENSIDDAKLNAALEAARWSPSAYNLQPWRFIVARRGTALFDQVVDSLVEFNQLWASKASALIVAIAETESEDGKAISHAVYDLGQAVAHFSVQAHHEGLLVHQMSGFDPEAVREFADLSPRFSAITVIAVGELGDASGLPEGLQQGETAPRVRRPIAETVILSA; this is encoded by the coding sequence GTGAGCACTCCCGTGATCGACCGCACCGCCCCCACCGAGCACCCCGTCCTCGACGTCCTCGCCGGGCGCTGGAGCCCGCGCGCGTACGACGCCGAGAACTCGATCGACGACGCCAAGCTGAACGCCGCCCTCGAGGCCGCTCGCTGGTCGCCCTCCGCCTACAACCTGCAGCCGTGGCGCTTCATCGTCGCTCGGCGCGGCACCGCTCTGTTCGACCAGGTCGTCGACTCCCTGGTCGAGTTCAACCAGCTCTGGGCCTCGAAGGCCTCGGCTCTGATCGTCGCGATCGCCGAGACCGAGTCCGAAGACGGCAAGGCCATCAGCCACGCCGTCTACGACCTCGGCCAGGCCGTGGCGCACTTCTCGGTGCAGGCCCACCACGAGGGTCTCCTCGTGCACCAGATGAGCGGTTTCGACCCCGAGGCCGTCCGCGAGTTCGCCGACCTGTCGCCGCGGTTCTCCGCCATCACCGTGATCGCGGTCGGCGAGCTCGGCGACGCTTCGGGCCTTCCGGAGGGTCTCCAGCAGGGCGAGACGGCGCCGCGCGTGCGTCGCCCGATCGCCGAGACGGTCATCCTCAGCGCCTGA
- a CDS encoding MarR family transcriptional regulator, which yields MEPLFVDRLLQIADLFQKDMARAFAGTDLTPTRVHLLWVLQHAGPSTQQTLAALCEVTPRNITALVDALEGSGHVRRTPHPSDRRAVLVELTPAAVETMARMQEEHTQLNETLLNAIAPDDRAAVERGLTAVAAHLENLVTSAASAQTPAQAQTQAQAQAQGDTP from the coding sequence ATGGAACCCCTCTTCGTCGACCGCCTCCTTCAGATCGCCGATCTGTTTCAGAAGGACATGGCACGTGCGTTCGCCGGCACAGATCTCACACCGACTCGCGTGCACCTTCTCTGGGTCCTGCAGCACGCCGGTCCGTCGACCCAGCAGACGCTCGCTGCGCTCTGCGAGGTGACGCCTCGCAACATCACCGCTCTCGTGGACGCACTCGAGGGCTCGGGCCACGTCCGTCGCACCCCGCATCCCTCCGATCGCCGTGCCGTGCTGGTCGAGCTCACTCCGGCCGCAGTCGAGACCATGGCCCGGATGCAGGAGGAGCACACCCAGCTCAACGAGACGCTGCTGAACGCGATCGCCCCCGACGACCGCGCCGCGGTCGAGCGCGGCCTGACAGCCGTCGCCGCACATCTCGAGAACCTCGTCACCTCCGCAGCGAGCGCACAGACGCCGGCACAGGCACAGACACAGGCACAGGCACAGGCACAGGGCGACACCCCATGA
- a CDS encoding glycosyltransferase: protein MHIVFFGDQHLDSLGGAQVSMRLQREFLERAGHTVTVVAPKMHGSRTSDVADPSNIDLPSVPITVDREYSMSWPGRATDRFLDRAMTHRPPVDLVHVQADFWGAFIGHRYAARHGIPVVHTLHNRVDVGIAAVTPLHRPVLGVLNLWRRRALHGVAAPVGGSDGWAFLRGIASGASAVTAPSTHFARRIEEHGVFIPVDVVWNGIDDDVREATLAAAPTDRAPGRPRFVWLGRMSPEKRLLPFLEAFVASGVDAELEIIGGGAQRAAAEKTVAGHSNVRFAGKLSYQDTLARIASADALVQTSIGFETQGMTPFEAATLGTPSVISDPDIASELGGGLWAVPGAAGTEAQRKAGLVETLRRAASDIAAGTAPTPMREVSEAFRQSSRTAAMIEVYERVLAG from the coding sequence ATGCACATCGTCTTCTTCGGCGATCAGCACCTGGACTCCCTCGGTGGGGCGCAGGTGTCGATGCGGCTGCAACGCGAGTTCCTCGAGCGAGCAGGCCACACGGTGACCGTGGTCGCCCCGAAGATGCACGGATCGCGCACGTCGGATGTCGCGGACCCCTCGAACATCGACCTGCCGTCCGTGCCGATCACGGTCGACCGCGAGTACTCGATGAGCTGGCCCGGGCGGGCGACGGATCGCTTCCTCGATCGCGCGATGACTCATCGTCCGCCGGTCGACCTCGTGCACGTGCAGGCCGATTTCTGGGGCGCGTTCATCGGGCACCGGTACGCGGCACGCCACGGCATCCCCGTCGTGCACACCCTGCACAATCGGGTCGACGTCGGCATCGCCGCGGTCACCCCGCTGCATCGCCCCGTGCTCGGAGTGCTGAACCTCTGGCGGCGCCGAGCGCTGCACGGCGTCGCGGCGCCGGTGGGCGGCTCCGACGGTTGGGCGTTCCTGCGCGGCATCGCGAGCGGTGCGTCTGCCGTGACCGCCCCATCGACCCACTTCGCTCGTCGTATCGAGGAGCACGGGGTGTTCATCCCGGTCGACGTCGTCTGGAACGGCATCGACGACGACGTGCGCGAGGCGACGCTCGCCGCCGCGCCGACGGACCGCGCGCCGGGCAGGCCTCGTTTCGTCTGGCTGGGACGCATGAGCCCCGAGAAGCGCCTGCTGCCGTTCCTCGAGGCGTTCGTCGCCTCGGGTGTCGACGCAGAGCTCGAGATCATCGGCGGCGGTGCGCAGCGCGCGGCGGCTGAGAAGACCGTGGCCGGGCACTCGAATGTGCGTTTCGCCGGCAAGCTCAGCTACCAGGACACCCTCGCCCGCATCGCCTCGGCCGACGCGCTCGTGCAGACCTCGATCGGTTTCGAGACCCAGGGCATGACGCCTTTCGAAGCCGCGACCCTCGGTACGCCGTCGGTGATCAGCGACCCCGACATCGCATCCGAGCTCGGAGGCGGGCTCTGGGCCGTCCCCGGAGCCGCGGGCACTGAGGCGCAGCGCAAGGCCGGTCTCGTCGAGACGCTGCGCCGTGCGGCATCCGACATCGCCGCAGGCACCGCACCGACGCCGATGCGCGAGGTCTCGGAGGCGTTCCGACAGTCGTCGCGCACGGCCGCGATGATCGAGGTCTACGAGCGCGTGCTCGCGGGCTGA
- a CDS encoding NRDE family protein has protein sequence MCTVVIDVAGPETARLLAVRDEDPQREWDALGEWWPDAYPGVSGIRDRRAGGAWLAVNPAERRLAVLLNRADVVDLAADVAVSRGSLALESVMGRSPAAPPPMHGFNLLEVRPEGTRVLSWDGAELRETSLADGIHMIAHDDLDDLDTPRIAAWLPEFRALGATADSPDWSGAWTSLLASSARLDPEDDRAIIRDNRPHGYPTQSLLYCTASVTPEGVDVDYRALPSPGHWDTGTTERSARHSAVHGARQALVARSSPRGRRSSDQAADDSDSSAHEKRAR, from the coding sequence GTGTGCACCGTGGTGATCGATGTGGCCGGCCCCGAGACCGCGCGGCTGCTCGCGGTGCGAGATGAAGACCCTCAGCGCGAGTGGGACGCCCTCGGCGAATGGTGGCCCGACGCCTACCCCGGAGTCTCGGGCATCCGCGACCGGCGGGCGGGCGGCGCCTGGCTCGCGGTGAACCCCGCCGAGCGACGACTCGCGGTGCTCCTCAACCGCGCCGACGTCGTCGACCTCGCCGCCGACGTCGCGGTGTCGCGCGGTTCGCTCGCCTTGGAGTCGGTCATGGGCCGCTCGCCGGCCGCTCCGCCGCCCATGCACGGCTTCAACCTGCTCGAGGTGCGGCCGGAGGGAACGCGCGTGCTCAGCTGGGACGGCGCCGAACTGCGAGAGACATCGCTCGCCGACGGCATCCACATGATCGCGCACGATGACCTCGACGATCTCGACACTCCGCGCATCGCCGCCTGGCTGCCTGAGTTCCGCGCTCTGGGCGCGACCGCCGACAGCCCCGACTGGTCAGGCGCGTGGACCTCGCTGCTCGCCTCGTCCGCTCGGCTCGACCCAGAGGATGATCGGGCGATCATCCGCGACAACCGTCCGCATGGCTATCCGACGCAGTCGCTGCTGTACTGCACCGCGTCGGTCACCCCCGAGGGCGTCGACGTGGACTATCGCGCCCTCCCGAGCCCAGGACACTGGGACACTGGGACCACTGAGCGCAGCGCTCGTCACAGCGCCGTTCACGGGGCTCGTCAAGCGCTCGTTGCGCGCTCGTCGCCGCGCGGCAGGCGATCGAGCGATCAGGCCGCAGACGACTCCGACTCCTCCGCGCACGAGAAGCGCGCGCGGTAG
- a CDS encoding AAA family ATPase, giving the protein MPSPQSTQNDDQQSALEQFGINLTDRARQGKLDPVIGRDSEIRRVSQVLTRRTKNNPVLIGEPGVGKTAVVEGLAQRIVAGDVAESLKDKELVSLDISALVAGAMYRGQFEERLKSVLKEITESDGQIITFIDELHVLMGAGGGEGSVAASNMLKPMLARGELRLIGATTLNEYREFIEKDAALERRFQQVYVGEPTVEDTIAILRGLKGRYEAHHGVTIADSALVAAAALSNRYLPARQLPDKAIDLIDESMSRLKMEIDSSPVEIDQLKRQVDRMKLEELALKREKDAASKERLAALREQLVGMEAQLAELEARWARERQGLNRVGELKKQLDDAITQRDLAMREADYTRASKLEYETIKRLERDIAEAEQAEAAVSTEGRMVNEQVTDEDIAAVIAAWTGIPVGRLLQGESERLLHLESELGKRLIGQKDAVKAVSDAVRRSRAGISDPGRPTGSFLFLGPTGVGKTELAKALADFLFDDERAMVRIDMSEYGEKHSVSRLVGAPPGYVGYEQGGQLTEAVRRRPYSVVLLDEVEKAHPEVFDVLLQVLDDGRLTDGQGRTVDFTNVILILTSNLGSPILIDPTLSPDEKREQVMALVHQAFRPEFLNRLDDIVMFSALSQDDLAQIVELSIDQLHDRLRDRRLTLAVTPDARAWLAERGYDPMFGARPLRRLIQTEVQNKLATALLSGGVHDGDLVRVDVAVDGAGLVLTSTAPEPDSDLGSGEDDDVIEAELLDE; this is encoded by the coding sequence ATGCCCAGCCCACAGAGCACGCAGAACGACGACCAGCAGTCCGCCCTCGAGCAGTTCGGGATCAATCTCACCGACCGCGCCCGCCAGGGCAAGCTCGACCCCGTGATCGGACGCGACAGCGAGATCCGCCGCGTCAGTCAGGTGCTCACGCGCCGCACGAAGAACAACCCGGTGCTGATCGGCGAGCCGGGCGTCGGCAAGACCGCCGTCGTCGAGGGCCTCGCCCAGCGCATCGTCGCGGGCGACGTCGCAGAGTCGCTCAAGGACAAGGAGCTGGTGTCGCTCGACATCTCGGCCCTCGTCGCCGGTGCGATGTACCGCGGGCAGTTCGAAGAGCGGCTGAAGAGCGTGCTCAAGGAGATCACCGAGTCCGACGGGCAGATCATCACCTTCATCGACGAGCTGCACGTGCTGATGGGCGCCGGCGGTGGTGAAGGCTCGGTGGCCGCGTCGAACATGCTCAAGCCCATGCTCGCCAGGGGTGAGCTGCGACTGATCGGCGCGACGACCCTCAACGAATACCGCGAGTTCATCGAGAAGGATGCCGCTCTCGAGCGGCGCTTCCAGCAGGTCTACGTCGGCGAGCCCACGGTGGAAGACACCATCGCGATCCTGCGAGGGCTCAAGGGGCGCTACGAGGCGCACCACGGGGTGACGATCGCCGACAGCGCGCTGGTCGCCGCCGCTGCACTGTCGAACCGGTACCTGCCCGCGCGGCAGCTCCCCGACAAGGCGATCGACCTGATCGACGAGTCGATGTCGCGTCTCAAGATGGAGATCGATTCGTCTCCCGTCGAGATCGACCAGCTCAAGCGCCAGGTCGACCGCATGAAGCTCGAAGAGCTGGCTCTCAAGCGCGAGAAGGACGCCGCCTCGAAAGAGCGACTCGCGGCTCTCCGCGAGCAGCTCGTGGGCATGGAAGCGCAGCTGGCCGAGCTCGAAGCCCGCTGGGCGCGCGAGCGCCAGGGGCTGAACCGGGTCGGCGAACTCAAGAAGCAGCTCGACGACGCGATCACGCAGCGCGACCTCGCCATGCGCGAGGCCGACTACACGCGTGCCTCGAAGCTCGAATACGAGACGATCAAGCGCCTCGAGCGCGACATCGCCGAAGCCGAGCAGGCCGAGGCCGCGGTCTCGACAGAGGGGCGCATGGTCAACGAGCAGGTCACCGACGAGGACATCGCCGCCGTGATCGCCGCGTGGACCGGCATCCCCGTCGGTCGACTGCTGCAGGGTGAGAGCGAGCGGCTGCTGCACCTGGAATCCGAGCTCGGCAAGCGCCTCATCGGTCAGAAGGATGCCGTCAAGGCGGTGTCCGATGCGGTCCGCCGTTCGCGGGCGGGCATCAGCGACCCCGGTCGGCCGACCGGATCGTTCCTGTTCCTCGGGCCGACAGGCGTCGGAAAGACCGAGCTGGCGAAGGCTCTGGCCGACTTCCTGTTCGACGACGAGCGCGCCATGGTGCGCATCGACATGTCGGAGTACGGCGAGAAGCACTCGGTCTCGCGGCTCGTCGGCGCCCCTCCGGGATACGTCGGCTACGAGCAGGGTGGGCAGCTCACCGAGGCCGTGCGGCGGCGTCCGTACAGCGTCGTGCTGCTCGACGAGGTCGAGAAGGCGCACCCCGAGGTGTTCGACGTGCTGCTGCAGGTTCTCGACGACGGTCGTCTGACCGACGGGCAGGGGCGAACGGTCGACTTCACGAACGTGATCCTGATCCTGACCTCGAACCTCGGTTCACCGATCCTCATCGACCCGACGCTGTCACCCGATGAGAAGCGCGAGCAGGTGATGGCTCTCGTGCACCAGGCGTTCCGGCCCGAGTTCCTCAACCGTCTCGACGACATCGTGATGTTCTCGGCGCTCAGCCAAGACGACCTGGCCCAGATCGTCGAGCTGTCGATCGATCAGCTGCACGACCGGCTGCGCGACCGCCGACTCACGCTCGCGGTCACTCCCGATGCTCGGGCGTGGCTCGCCGAGCGCGGATACGACCCGATGTTCGGTGCTCGCCCGCTGCGCCGTCTCATCCAGACCGAGGTGCAGAACAAGCTGGCCACGGCGCTGCTCTCCGGCGGCGTGCACGACGGCGACCTGGTGAGGGTCGATGTCGCGGTCGACGGCGCGGGGCTCGTGCTCACGTCGACCGCGCCGGAGCCCGATTCCGACCTGGGATCCGGCGAAGACGACGATGTGATCGAGGCCGAGCTGCTCGACGAGTAG
- the coaBC gene encoding bifunctional phosphopantothenoylcysteine decarboxylase/phosphopantothenate--cysteine ligase CoaBC, translating to MNIVVGVTGGIAAYKTVHLVRLLTKAGHDVTVVPTEDALRFVGTPTWEALSRHPVTTSVHDDVARVRHVALGQGADLVIVAPATANSIAKITAGIADDLLGTTLLATEAPVLLAPAMHAEMWRNAATQANIATLTSRGVHLVGPADGELAGGDSGPGRMAEPEQILEAALALLAPRDLEGLRVVVSAGGTREPIDPVRFLGNRSSGRQGIALAADAAARGADVTVVAAGISADVLADARHPSIRVVPVGTAAELADAMKEAAQAADIVIMAAAVADYRPATVSEHKLTKEQGVLTRLDLVENEDVVAALAASRAEGRSPQGQTIVAFAAETSEDPVERRERARRKRERKGVDLLAVNLANADHGFEKRDNAVEILGGGGAVVSSASGSKHAVARAILDAVRSMR from the coding sequence GTGAACATCGTCGTCGGAGTTACGGGTGGCATCGCCGCATACAAGACAGTGCACCTGGTGCGGCTGCTGACCAAGGCGGGTCACGATGTGACCGTGGTGCCGACGGAGGACGCACTGCGCTTCGTGGGCACGCCGACATGGGAGGCGCTGAGCCGGCACCCGGTCACGACGAGCGTGCACGACGACGTCGCGCGCGTCCGACACGTGGCGCTCGGTCAGGGGGCCGATCTGGTGATCGTCGCCCCTGCGACGGCCAACTCGATCGCGAAGATCACCGCGGGCATCGCCGACGACCTGCTCGGCACCACGCTGCTCGCCACCGAAGCGCCGGTGCTGCTCGCGCCGGCGATGCACGCCGAGATGTGGCGCAACGCCGCCACGCAGGCGAACATCGCGACGCTGACGTCGCGCGGAGTGCACCTCGTCGGCCCGGCCGACGGCGAGCTCGCCGGCGGCGACAGCGGACCCGGCCGCATGGCGGAGCCCGAGCAGATCCTCGAGGCGGCCCTCGCGCTGCTCGCGCCGCGCGACCTCGAAGGGCTTCGGGTGGTCGTCTCGGCGGGCGGCACGCGTGAGCCGATCGATCCGGTGCGCTTCCTCGGCAATCGGTCGAGTGGTCGGCAGGGCATCGCGCTCGCCGCGGATGCCGCGGCGCGCGGCGCCGACGTGACGGTGGTCGCTGCAGGCATCTCGGCCGATGTGCTCGCCGATGCGCGGCATCCGTCCATCAGGGTCGTCCCGGTCGGGACCGCAGCGGAGCTCGCCGACGCGATGAAGGAGGCGGCGCAGGCGGCCGACATCGTGATCATGGCCGCAGCCGTCGCCGACTATCGCCCCGCGACGGTGTCGGAGCACAAGCTCACCAAGGAGCAGGGCGTGCTGACGCGCCTCGATCTGGTCGAGAACGAAGACGTGGTCGCCGCCCTCGCCGCATCGCGCGCCGAGGGCCGATCGCCGCAGGGCCAGACGATCGTCGCCTTCGCCGCCGAGACCTCGGAGGATCCGGTCGAGCGCCGGGAACGTGCTCGCCGCAAGCGCGAGCGCAAGGGCGTCGATCTGCTCGCCGTCAACCTCGCGAATGCCGATCACGGTTTCGAGAAGAGGGACAACGCCGTCGAGATCCTAGGAGGGGGTGGCGCCGTCGTGTCATCCGCGTCAGGCTCTAAGCACGCGGTCGCACGAGCGATCCTGGATGCCGTGCGCAGTATGCGCTAA
- a CDS encoding glycosyltransferase has translation MSSSTSDPTSAPDVAPDPGQRPLRILIGCDTFAPDINGAARFAERLAAGLVQRGEDVHVVAPNVAYRRTPAQTEVIEGEPMTMHRLPSVRWAPHDWLRFVWPWRVKHYARKIFDSVQPDVVHIQSHIVIGRGLARIAHERGIPVIATNHVMAENILDHTTMPKWVDDLVLRWAWGDAKRTFALTRAITTPTRRAADFLERTVAVENVIPVSCGIDRTQYTPVIAPREKNRIIFVGRLTAEKQVEVILEAMTKLDPALDATFDIVGGGDQRKQLESLATQLGLGDRVTFHGRTTDEELRALLSRASVFTIASIAELQSIATMEAMASALPIVAADAVALPHLVHDGENGYLFEPGNADALAARLTDVLTASPGEYARMQKASLDGVAIHDINRTLDTFEALYRDEPLPE, from the coding sequence ATGTCCTCCTCTACCTCCGATCCGACGAGTGCACCCGACGTCGCCCCCGACCCCGGGCAGCGCCCGCTGCGCATCCTGATCGGATGCGACACCTTCGCGCCCGACATCAATGGCGCCGCCCGCTTCGCCGAACGCCTCGCGGCAGGTCTCGTGCAGCGGGGAGAAGACGTGCATGTGGTCGCCCCGAACGTGGCCTACCGCCGCACGCCCGCGCAGACCGAGGTCATCGAAGGTGAGCCGATGACGATGCACCGCCTCCCATCGGTGCGGTGGGCTCCCCACGACTGGCTGCGCTTCGTCTGGCCGTGGCGCGTGAAGCATTACGCGCGCAAGATCTTCGACAGCGTGCAGCCCGACGTCGTGCACATCCAGTCGCACATCGTGATCGGCCGCGGCCTCGCCCGCATCGCGCACGAGCGCGGCATCCCGGTGATCGCGACGAACCACGTGATGGCCGAGAACATCCTCGACCACACGACCATGCCCAAATGGGTCGATGACCTCGTGCTGCGCTGGGCCTGGGGCGACGCGAAGCGCACATTCGCCCTGACGCGCGCGATCACCACGCCGACGCGTCGTGCAGCCGACTTCCTCGAGCGAACCGTCGCCGTCGAGAACGTGATCCCCGTCAGCTGCGGCATCGATCGCACCCAGTACACCCCGGTCATCGCCCCGCGCGAGAAGAACCGCATCATCTTCGTCGGCCGTCTGACCGCCGAGAAGCAGGTCGAGGTGATCCTCGAGGCGATGACGAAGCTCGACCCGGCGCTCGACGCGACCTTCGACATCGTCGGCGGTGGCGACCAGCGCAAGCAACTCGAGAGTCTCGCGACCCAGCTGGGTCTCGGTGACCGGGTGACCTTCCATGGACGCACGACCGACGAGGAGCTGCGGGCACTGCTGTCACGCGCGTCCGTCTTCACGATCGCCTCGATCGCCGAGCTGCAGTCGATCGCGACCATGGAGGCCATGGCCTCGGCTCTGCCGATCGTCGCAGCGGATGCCGTCGCCCTGCCGCACCTCGTGCACGACGGTGAGAACGGATACCTGTTCGAGCCCGGCAACGCCGATGCCCTCGCCGCACGACTGACCGACGTGCTCACCGCATCGCCGGGAGAGTACGCGCGTATGCAGAAGGCATCGCTCGACGGCGTCGCGATCCATGACATCAACCGCACGCTCGACACCTTCGAGGCGCTGTACCGCGACGAGCCCCTGCCCGAGTGA
- a CDS encoding DUF222 domain-containing protein, protein MNSTVELLDRVIADLDTVLSDDALAGLSDADRVTVLQGAGAVFRRVEAVIVETIATGDAGDFPHSVGCRGVNELLQRTVRVDVRGASRVDRVVDLVRRPVSLAGERMPARWSELRLALLDGVVGVAGFLAATGPIERVWDRLSVDQRLAADVALAGCARGHGVDTGVEGDDADAGPAPTAQDLKALAEDLASMFDPDGEEPKDEDSRRRRGITIGRLADGVHAIRGYLTPDVAAQLQVIMDAILNPKGDGPPMPGVHFAPSDGDGDGDDADAGAGAGAGAGAGARAGAGADPFNSDPRCVLDERTASQKRHDALAMVFAIAARHRDMPTLGGSSPVLVVTVDAKDLAAHGSHAAGAAFGNAASGTGGPHGNGGWATIPGSGAHIPVPVAAHVACAGTIQRVLMDEGRIIGITTTDRVFTVHQRRAIIARDKECLIPGCHVPASWCEIHHVTEHARGGPTHTDNGVPLCWWHHRSLGSSGWEIRMDEGLPQVRGPRWWDPEQRWRTPRLSLPVNAHVRGAPIRV, encoded by the coding sequence ATGAACAGCACCGTGGAGCTTCTGGATCGGGTCATCGCCGACCTCGACACGGTGCTGTCCGACGACGCGCTCGCCGGGCTGTCGGACGCGGATCGGGTCACGGTGCTGCAGGGTGCCGGGGCCGTCTTCCGGCGGGTCGAAGCGGTGATCGTCGAGACGATCGCGACGGGTGATGCGGGTGACTTTCCGCACTCGGTGGGGTGTCGGGGTGTGAATGAGTTGTTGCAGCGGACGGTGCGGGTGGATGTGCGGGGTGCGTCCCGGGTCGACAGGGTCGTCGATCTGGTGCGGCGCCCGGTGAGTCTGGCGGGGGAGCGGATGCCGGCCCGCTGGTCGGAGTTGCGGCTCGCACTGTTGGACGGCGTGGTCGGGGTGGCGGGGTTTCTCGCGGCGACGGGCCCGATCGAGCGGGTGTGGGACCGCCTCAGCGTGGATCAACGGTTGGCGGCGGATGTCGCGTTGGCGGGGTGCGCGCGCGGGCACGGGGTCGACACGGGCGTCGAGGGGGATGATGCGGATGCTGGGCCGGCGCCGACGGCGCAGGACTTGAAGGCTCTTGCGGAGGATCTCGCGTCGATGTTCGACCCGGACGGGGAAGAACCGAAGGATGAGGACTCCCGCCGTCGCCGAGGCATCACGATCGGCCGGTTGGCGGACGGTGTGCACGCGATCCGGGGGTATCTGACCCCGGACGTCGCGGCGCAACTGCAGGTGATCATGGACGCGATCCTCAACCCCAAGGGTGACGGCCCGCCGATGCCCGGAGTCCACTTCGCCCCCAGCGACGGCGACGGCGACGGCGACGATGCCGACGCGGGTGCGGGTGCGGGTGCGGGTGCGGGTGCGGGTGCCCGTGCGGGGGCGGGTGCCGATCCGTTCAACTCGGATCCGCGGTGCGTGCTCGATGAGCGCACCGCGTCGCAGAAACGCCACGATGCCCTGGCGATGGTGTTCGCGATCGCGGCCCGCCACAGGGACATGCCCACCCTTGGTGGGTCATCACCGGTGCTCGTCGTCACCGTCGACGCGAAAGACCTCGCCGCTCACGGCTCGCACGCAGCCGGTGCGGCATTCGGGAACGCTGCGTCCGGAACGGGCGGCCCCCACGGGAACGGCGGCTGGGCGACGATCCCCGGATCCGGTGCTCACATCCCTGTCCCGGTCGCCGCGCACGTCGCCTGCGCCGGGACCATCCAACGGGTGCTGATGGATGAGGGCCGGATCATCGGCATCACCACCACGGATCGGGTCTTCACCGTGCACCAACGGCGGGCGATCATCGCCCGCGACAAGGAATGCTTGATCCCTGGCTGTCATGTTCCCGCGTCGTGGTGTGAGATTCACCACGTCACCGAGCATGCGCGGGGTGGGCCGACGCATACGGACAACGGTGTGCCGTTGTGCTGGTGGCATCACCGATCCCTCGGATCCTCCGGGTGGGAGATCCGCATGGACGAGGGCCTTCCGCAGGTGCGGGGACCGCGATGGTGGGATCCCGAGCAGCGATGGCGCACCCCGAGACTCAGCCTGCCGGTGAACGCACACGTTCGGGGCGCCCCGATTCGGGTCTGA